The Brachionichthys hirsutus isolate HB-005 chromosome 1, CSIRO-AGI_Bhir_v1, whole genome shotgun sequence genome has a window encoding:
- the LOC137896568 gene encoding serine/threonine-protein kinase pim-1-like — MTSPVISSPLRASSPVDNREKVGLKKRASKSPERDRKRRASPSASRPLTAHGATDPPGSTGVNERKRRRRRGGLLPSDDSDSSVSGSTVPTDAREVFNLKYWEGALVGKGGFGSVFRGFRRSDYLPVAIKHIRLGASKPNSVMVNGRRIPLEVALMLVLGSGGGTSGVVALLDWYELRDELILVMERPLPCTDLMAYLQSRRYSLEESEAKSIMKQLVDTLITIQSKGVLHRDLKPDNILVRPSPHGPRVSIVDFGCGTMPMGKKLKTGPGTRPYTCPEWIRSGCNRAEPLTVWQLGVVMYLMFHPHFPFNGATEIISKDAGVREDLSSDCKDFLQGCLCKRPNSRSSLQTLKDHPWIQI, encoded by the exons GAAAAGGTGGGCTTAAAGAAGAGGGCCAGTAAAAGTCctgagagagacaggaagaggcgGGCCAGTCCCTCGGCCAGTCGGCCTCTAACGGCTCACGGAGCCACTGACCCACCTGgcagcacag GTGTgaacgagaggaagaggagacgcaggcggggggggctcctcccctctgatgACTCTGACTCCTCCGTCTCAGGGTCCACTGTCCCCACCGACGCCAGAG aagtCTTCAACCTAAAGTACTGGGAGGGGGCGCTGGTGGGCAAAGGAGGCTTTGGATCCGTGTTCCGTGGATTCCGTCGATCCGACTACCTGCCT GTGGCCATCAAACACATCCGTCTGGGGGCCTCCAAACCAAAT TCGGTGATGGTGAACGGCAGAAGGATCCCTCTGGAGGTGGCGCTGATGCTGGTCCTCGGGTCAGGTGGAGGTACCAGTGGAGTCGTGGCCCTGTTGGACTGGTACGAGCTGCGTGATGAGCTGATCCTCGTCATGGAGAGGCCACTCCCCTGCACGGATCTGATGGCCTACCTTCAGTCACGAAGGTACTCCCTGGAGGAGAGTGAAGCCAAA AGCATCATGAAACAGCTGGTGGACACCCTCATCACCATCCAGTCCAAAGGTGTCCTCCACAGGGACCTGAAGCCGGACAACATCCTGGTTCGACCCAGCCCCCATGGTCCACGAGTCAGCATCGTTGACTTTGGCTGTGGTACCATGCCGATGGGAAAGAAGCTCAAGACGGGTCCAG GAACCAGACCATACACCTGCCCTGAGTGGATCAGGTCCGGCTGCAACCGGGCCGAACCGCTGACGGTGTGGCAGCTTGGTGTGGTGATGTACCTGATGTTCCATCCTCACTTCCCCTTCAATGGAGCGACAGAAATCATCTCGAAGGATGCTGGCGTCAGGGAAGACCTTTCTTCTG ACTGCAAAGACTTCCTACAGGGCTGTCTCTGCAAGAGACCAAACAGCAGGTCCAGCTTGCAGACCCTGAAGGATCACCCCTGGATTCAGATCTAA